In Acipenser ruthenus chromosome 15, fAciRut3.2 maternal haplotype, whole genome shotgun sequence, a genomic segment contains:
- the LOC117422028 gene encoding probable RNA-binding protein 18, with product MESQIETLPFENASILSESTSQEGHRLWIGNIDPKITEYNLVKLLERFGKVKQFDFLFHKSGPLEGQPRGYCFVNFETKEEAERAIQRLNGKLALSKKLVVRWAHAQVKRFDQFRNDKVLPISLEPSSSTDQTPTTLTVNAKIKAIEAKLKMMADNPDADYSGPSAYSYNKPTEKKRTAPYSKQPRRTKR from the exons ATGGAGTCACAAATTGAAACCCTTCCCTTTGAGAATGCCTCGATCCTCTCAGAAAGCACGTCACAAGAGGGTCATCGACTTTGGATTGGCAACATTGATCCTAAGATTACAGA ATACAACCTTGTAAAACTTCTGGAACGATTTGGCAAAGTCAAGCAGTTCGATTTTCTGTTCCATAAATCTGGTCCGTTGGAGGGGCAGCCACGAGGGTACTGCTTTGTAAACTTTGAGACAAAAGAG GAAGCAGAACGAGCTATTCAGCGTTTAAACGGCAAACTGGCCCTGTCTAAGAAGCTGGTGGTACGCTGGGCACACGCACAAGTCAAA agattcGATCAGTTCAGAAATGATAAAGTTCTTCCTATCAGTCTTGAACCTTCGTCTAGCACAGACCAAACTCCAACCACACTAAC CgttaatgcaaaaataaaagcTATTGAAGCCAAACTGAAAATGATGGCAGACAACCCAGATGCAGACTATAGTGGACCCTCAGCTTACTCATACAATaaacccacagagaaaaaacgaACTGCTCCTTATAGCAAACAGCCCCGCAGAACCAAACGATGA